One window from the genome of Proteiniborus sp. DW1 encodes:
- a CDS encoding RNHCP domain-containing protein, translated as MSREQENKGFICENCGQVVLPLKNGSYRNHCPFCLYSKHVDNKPGDRQSMCMALMKPIGIKNSSKKGIQIVHQCVKCGSRKVNIIAEYDSQADSIEEIIKLMNC; from the coding sequence TTGAGTAGAGAACAAGAAAACAAAGGGTTTATTTGTGAAAATTGCGGACAAGTTGTCTTGCCATTAAAAAACGGTAGTTACAGAAATCATTGTCCATTTTGTTTATATTCTAAACATGTAGATAATAAGCCTGGAGATAGACAAAGCATGTGTATGGCTTTAATGAAGCCAATAGGCATTAAGAATTCATCCAAAAAAGGGATTCAGATAGTACATCAATGTGTAAAATGTGGTTCACGAAAAGTTAATATAATAGCAGAATATGATTCTCAGGCAGATAGTATAGAAGAAATAATAAAACTAATGAACTGCTAA
- a CDS encoding DUF1667 domain-containing protein gives METICIVCPIGCRLTITKDPTSHDGYVVTGNQCKRGERYGILEMTNPTRVITSTVKINNAHLNRLPVKTNGAIPKDMNFKCMELINSLEVEAPVKVGQVIVKDILGIGVDLVASRSMERFSD, from the coding sequence ATGGAAACTATTTGCATAGTTTGTCCAATTGGATGCCGACTAACCATAACCAAAGACCCTACAAGCCATGATGGCTATGTAGTCACAGGAAACCAATGCAAAAGAGGAGAGCGTTATGGAATACTAGAGATGACAAATCCTACTAGAGTGATTACCTCAACTGTTAAAATAAACAATGCCCATCTAAATAGACTTCCTGTAAAGACTAATGGAGCTATACCAAAGGATATGAACTTTAAATGTATGGAACTCATAAATTCCCTTGAAGTAGAAGCACCTGTAAAAGTAGGGCAGGTAATAGTTAAAGATATATTAGGTATAGGAGTAGACTTAGTGGCTTCTAGAAGTATGGAGCGATTTTCGGATTAG
- a CDS encoding FAD-dependent oxidoreductase, whose product MNYDIVVIGGGPAGLAAAVEAKKSGVDNILIIERDRELGGILQQCIHNGFGLHEFKEELTGPEYAERFIDQVEELEIEYKLDTMVLNISEDKIISAINSKDGLINIKAKSIILSMGCRERTRGAINIPGTRPAGIFTAGTAQRYINMEGYMVGEKIFILGSGDIGLIMARRLTLEGAEVIGVAELMPYSGGLTRNIVQCLHDYNIPLFLSHTITRIDGKDRIEGIQLSEVDENRRPIPGTEKYYECDTLLLSVGLIPENELSKSANLKLDNITGGPIVNESMETTVEGIFACGNVVHVHDLVDYVSEEGRRAGKNAAKYVLEGFSKSERLIHTKAGRGIRYIVPQIIRLENLDNAITLFMRSDDVYSNVIMNVKLGEKVIRKIKKRTLTPGEMERVNIDISLLKDTATETLVVELEGGK is encoded by the coding sequence GTGAACTACGATATTGTAGTTATAGGAGGAGGTCCAGCAGGCTTAGCAGCAGCAGTAGAGGCTAAAAAGAGCGGAGTAGATAATATTCTCATAATAGAAAGAGATAGAGAACTTGGAGGTATACTTCAGCAGTGTATTCATAATGGATTTGGACTTCATGAATTTAAAGAAGAGCTTACAGGTCCTGAATATGCTGAAAGGTTTATAGACCAAGTAGAAGAACTTGAAATAGAATATAAGCTAGATACCATGGTACTTAATATTTCTGAAGATAAGATTATTAGTGCAATAAACTCAAAGGACGGGCTAATTAATATAAAGGCAAAATCAATAATACTTTCAATGGGCTGTAGAGAACGAACTAGGGGAGCTATAAATATTCCAGGTACAAGACCTGCAGGTATATTTACTGCAGGAACAGCTCAAAGGTATATAAATATGGAAGGTTATATGGTTGGCGAGAAAATATTCATACTAGGTTCAGGAGATATTGGACTTATAATGGCAAGAAGGCTTACATTAGAAGGGGCAGAGGTTATAGGAGTAGCAGAGCTTATGCCTTATTCAGGAGGACTAACTAGAAACATTGTTCAATGTCTTCATGATTATAACATACCTTTATTCTTGAGTCATACTATAACAAGAATAGATGGAAAAGATAGAATCGAAGGAATACAATTATCAGAGGTAGATGAAAATAGAAGACCTATTCCAGGCACGGAGAAATATTATGAATGTGACACATTACTTTTGTCAGTAGGGCTAATACCTGAAAATGAGCTTTCAAAGAGTGCAAACCTAAAGCTTGACAACATAACAGGAGGGCCCATAGTAAATGAATCTATGGAAACCACAGTAGAAGGGATATTTGCCTGTGGCAATGTAGTTCATGTTCATGATTTAGTTGATTATGTAAGTGAAGAAGGACGTAGAGCAGGGAAAAATGCAGCCAAATATGTATTAGAAGGCTTTAGTAAATCAGAGAGACTTATTCACACCAAAGCAGGGAGAGGAATCAGATATATAGTACCGCAGATAATAAGACTAGAAAACTTAGATAATGCTATAACTCTTTTCATGAGGTCAGATGATGTATATTCTAATGTAATCATGAATGTGAAGCTAGGTGAAAAAGTAATTAGAAAAATTAAGAAGAGAACCCTCACTCCAGGAGAAATGGAGAGAGTAAACATAGATATTAGCCTCCTAAAAGATACTGCTACAGAGACTTTAGTTGTAGAATTAGAAGGAGGGAAATAA